A genomic stretch from Scheffersomyces stipitis CBS 6054 chromosome 6, complete sequence includes:
- a CDS encoding predicted protein (go_component membrane) — protein sequence MSSSPTPTAVPVSPPSQLDTDSLDLDDWERPRDVPNASGSSFFARTKSFFVDTVYHSYIMPNTGISLLILSQFFNSIMVTTCKLLVTDKDFNTPIHPLQILFVRMFITYFCCLLYMLLTRSVPDAPFGPRNLRWLLALRGFVGFFGVFGLYFSLQYLSLSDAVAITFLIPMVTGFLAWVILHERYSVIEGVCSIVSLGGVILIAKPHFIFGAQSDSETSSVDEAVESSSTEKRLLATGVGLVGVCGASTVYIVLRKIGKAAHPLLSVSYFALTCCVITFVSILVIPSLHFVLPSNRYQWVLFCLIGFSGFFMQFSLTAGIQRVRAAKASLMSYTNMVFALIWDLTIWGHFPGLLSVLGIVLIIGNAVIIIKYKPGDDEAGSSRSHANDIENRGKYTPVTEEEAISLQEFIIDDDEESDNDKDSKTSDREFTMEGSKDSLSPSMEQSSSKESQPALEPETK from the coding sequence ATGTCTTCCTCTCCGACTCCTACAGCAGTGCCGGTGTCTCCACCGTCACAGCTAGACACAGACTCGCTTGATCTAGACGACTGGGAACGCCCTCGCGATGTACCGAATGCCTCGGgctcttccttctttgccAGAACCAAGTCGTTCTTCGTAGATACCGTCTACCACTCGTACATTATGCCTAATACGGGCATCTCACTTCTCATCCTTTCGcagttcttcaactcgaTCATGGTGACTACTTGTAAATTGCTAGTAACAGACAAGGACTTCAACACTCCTATCCACCCACTCCAGATCTTGTTTGTTCGTATGTTCATCACCTATTTCTGCTGCTTGCTCTATATGCTTCTAACTCGGTCTGTTCCCGACGCTCCCTTTGGTCCTCGTAACTTGCGCTGGTTGCTAGCTCTTCGGGGCTTCGTAGGTTTTTTCGGGGTCTTTGGCTTGTACTTCTCTTTGCAGTACTTGAGTCTTTCAGACGCCGTAGCCATCACCTTCTTGATCCCCATGGTCACAGGCTTCTTGGCCTGGGTCATCTTGCACGAGCGGTACTCGGTGATTGAAGGAGTCTGTTCCATCGTCTCTTTGGGCGGAGTTATTTTGATTGCCAAACCACACTTTATCTTTGGAGCTCAGTCAGACAGTGAAACGTCTTCGGTAGACGAAGCAGTTGAAAGTTCATCTACTGAAAAGCGTCTTTTAGCTACGGGTGTTGGGCTTGTGGGTGTTTGTGGGGCTTCAACTGTTTACATTGTCTTAAGAAAGATCGGAAAAGCTGCTCATCCACTTTTGTCTGTTAGCTATTTCGCTCTTACCTGTTGTGTAATCACCTTTGTGTCGATCTTGGTAATCCCATCGTTGCACTTTGTATTACCCAGCAATAGGTACCAATGGGTTCTCTTCTGTTTGATTGGCTTCTCTGGTTTCTTCATGCAGTTTTCGTTAACTGCTGGAATCCAGCGTGTCAGAGCTGCCAAGGCTTCTCTCATGAGTTATACCAATATGGTTTTTGCGCTCATCTGGGATTTGACTATCTGGGGCCATTTCCCGGGTCTCTTAAGTGTTTTGGGTATCGTCTTGATTATTGGCAATGctgtcatcatcatcaagtACAAGCCCGGTGACGACGAAGCAGGCTCTTCTCGTAGTCATGCCAACGATATCGAAAACAGAGGTAAGTACACTCCTGtcacagaagaagaagctatTTCTCTACAAGAGTTCATTATTGACGACGACGAGGAGTCAGATAACGACAAAGACTCCAAAACCAGCGACAGGGAGTTCACTATGGAAGGAAGCAAAGACTCGTTGAGCCCGTCGATGGAacagtcttcttcaaaagaatcTCAGCCTGCGTTGGAGCCTGAGACCAAATAG
- the CHK1 gene encoding checkpoint kinase 1 (similar to the Saccharomyces pombe and mammalian Chk1 checkpoint kinases~go_function protein kinase activity; ATP binding~go_process protein amino acid phosphorylation~go_function protein kinase activity; ATP binding~go_process protein amino acid phosphorylation) — translation MSQRLSQLDALPKLKNISIGNTIGQGSFAVVKVGQLIKNPQRLVAIKYIHRRISNKKGVSDEKIGLELQIHKACTGHPNIIGLHMFGTDNTWIYIIMELAESGDLFDKIEPGVGIDETLAHFYFKQLVNAVDYIHSKGVAHRDIKPENILIDAEGNLKLADFGLATVYKRTNKEKRLSHDKCGSPPYMAPEIVSSQGYDATMSDVWACGVVLFVLMCGQIPWQEPSYGVDADFTNYVDFDGKLNESPWNVFDSTFKAFLRSVLKPDVSTRLTLQAIRLHPWVNHENVFMNSDNQCKDAEQLSEQLLSNLQVGLSDEDIHDTIKATQDYKKLNQKYQKFISNSQPAQDMAVLIDDIDEQRQRAVPATQDQLLFKNNKLPSYNLEDDQERILAIVSKDPANLQFVSPQLRVSQLTSTQRRLADFKRLPFSRAERLTKFYSILPIVSLVSILRDALHRIGVSTSDSIDHLSNDDLMELSTVNIGINILGEKSKMPLKGTIKINQCDCSLQLYKISFVKSKGDPLEWRQFFKKVTILSREAVYIE, via the coding sequence ATGTCCCAAAGATTATCGCAACTCGATGCACTTCCAAAACTCAAGAACATCTCCATTGGCAACACAATAGGCCAGGGAAGCTTTGCTGTAGTGAAAGTGGGGCAACTCATCAAGAATCCGCAAAGATTGGTTGCTATCAAGTACATCCACCGTAGAATATCGAACAAAAAGGGCGTTTCCGATGAAAAGATCGGCTTAGAACTTCAGATCCACAAGGCTTGTACGGGCCATCCCAACATCATTGGGTTGCATATGTTTGGTACCGACAACACCTGGATCTATATCATAATGGAGTTGGCTGAAAGTGGAGACTTATTCGATAAGATTGAGCCTGGCGTAGGCATCGATGAGACACTAGCCCATTTCTACTTCAAGCAGTTGGTTAATGCTGTAGACTATATCCATCTGAAAGGAGTAGCCCATCGTGATATCAAGCCTGAGAATATTCTCATAGATGCCGAAGGCAATTTGAAGCTTGCTGATTTCGGGTTGGCTACGGTGTATAAGAGAACaaacaaagagaagaggTTGTCACACGATAAGTGTGGATCTCCACCTTACATGGCCCCCGAGATTGTTAGTAGTCAAGGATACGATGCAACGATGTCAGATGTATGGGCTTGCGGTGTCGTGCTATTTGTATTGATGTGTGGCCAGATTCCTTGGCAGGAGCCGAGCTACGGTGTAGATGCTGATTTTACAAATTACGTAGATTTCGACGGCAAACTTAACGAATCTCCGTGGAACGTGTTCGATTCAACATTCAAAGCATTTCTACGGTCAGTACTTAAACCGGATGTTTCAACACGATTGACGCTCCAAGCAATCAGATTGCATCCCTGGGTGAACCACGAAAATGTATTCATGAACAGTGATAACCAGTGCAAAGATGCTGAGCAATTAAGCGAACAACTCTTGTCGAATTTACAAGTGGGATTgtctgatgaagatataCATGACACTATAAAAGCTACTCAGGATTACAAGAAACTAAATCAGAAGTATCAGAAGTTCATCAGCAATTCACAGCCCGCGCAAGACATGGCTGTTCTCATCGATGATATAGATGAACAGCGACAGAGAGCCGTTCCTGCGACTCAGGACCAGCTTTTattcaaaaacaacaagttACCGTCTTATAATTTGGAAGATGACCAAGAACGTATCCTAGCCATCGTTTCCAAGGATCCAGCTAACTTACAATTTGTGTCCCCACAGCTACGGGTGTCTCAATTGACGAGCACACAGAGAAGATTAGCTGACTTTAAGCGATTGCCATTCTCTAGAGCAGAACGTCTCACAAAATTCTATTCAATATTGCCAATTGTGTCGCTAGTTTCTATACTACGAGATGCTCTCCATAGGATTGGTGTTTCGACTTCAGACAGTATCGACCACTTATCCAATGACGATTTGATGGAGCTTTCTACGGTTAACATCGGTATTAATATTCTAGGAGAGAAATCCAAAATGCCTCTCAAGGGAACAATTAAGATCAATCAATGTGATTGTAGCCTTCAACTCTACAAGATTTCATTTGTGAAGTCCAAGGGCGATCCTTTGGAGTGGAGACAGTTTTTCAAAAAGGTTACAATATTGTCACGAGAGGCAGTATATATAGAGTAG
- the RHO2 gene encoding Ras-related small GTPase, Rho type (Gtp-binding protein of the rho subfamily of ras-like proteins~go_function GTP binding~go_process small GTPase mediated signal transduction), whose protein sequence is MIEAIKRKLVIVGDGACGKTSLLYVFTLGEFPTEYHPTVFENYVTDCRIDGKAVQLALWDTAGQEEYERLRPLSYFNSHVILIGFALDTPDSLDNARTKWIDEVKQYCPDTPYLLIGLKKDLRKTKDRKKFVQPEQGEEAAREINAKTYLESSALTGEGVDAIFEFATRTSLLVQEKSKDKCCTIL, encoded by the coding sequence ATGATTGAAGCCATCAAGCGAAAACTAGTCATAGTCGGCGACGGAGCCTGTGGGAAAACGTCGCTTTTGTATGTTTTCACTTTGGGGGAGTTTCCCACCGAATACCATCCCACAGTATTTGAGAATTACGTGACAGACTGTCGAATAGACGGAAAGGCAGTGCAACTAGCACTCTGGGACACAGCAGGCCAGGAAGAATACGAACGACTCCGACCTCTCAGCTACTTCAATTCACATGTCATATTGATTGGCTTTGCCTTAGACACACCTGACTCGTTGGACAACGCCAGGACAAAGTGGATCGATGAAGTCAAGCAATATTGTCCAGATACTCCATATTTATTAATTGGGCTCAAGAAAGACTTGAGGAAAACAAAAGACAGAAAAAAGTTTGTGCAACCAGAACAGGGAGAAGAAGCTGCCCGAGAGATCAATGCCAAAACTTATCTCGAAAGCTCAGCATTAACTGGCGAAGGCGTGGATGCAATCTTTGAATTTGCGACTAGAACAAGCTTGTTGGTTCAGGAAAAGTCAAAAGACAAATGTTGTACTATATTGTGA
- the YVC1 gene encoding vacuolar cation channel (go_component membrane~go_function ion channel activity~go_process ion transport), with protein sequence MNSDLEGAVLIPNSEAPPLFTDTFCPNSRQTLRICLNLKILIDKVIPIVFDEKDVTAAGSPILNSNVIDLVYRAAGGKGDGKKGTTSARYRAALIFSLLKVCDWYWQQAENELTDNALYSLRAVAAQTLAATLIEREADDEYLFLGMLCHRYTINLNGVDSVPASALEMAVDMHSTIVIGSSGYQRCVKWLWRGWIVQSSTDPHSYVMYKGVSSHSIRVHFDPNRIKTPLYQNILEILFSVIYLILFTIILNGHQYTTSGLDGFEVLFYLFTLGSVIDEFVKFYHVGYHYLGFWNVFNDTMYTIIAISIGFRFASFNSHGSLRDRYDEMCFRVLSCAAPFMWSRLLLFLDAQKFVGAMIVVIKTMMKESILFFVLLFVVIVGFLQGFLGLDASDGKSEATRRILISLVQAVVGESSFDDMGELVPPYASVLYYIYTFVLTVILMNILIALYSTAYAAIVENANDEYFALVAQKTLRYIRAPDENLYVPPFNLVEFFVIPFGFILSKNAFRYLNHYVMLVLYSPLLAYITMDELSNARRIQYNRFKGLPDDANELDTEWDLTDGYDDSSTAGIEGIQERNDEVARDLREQREGEGIDPEFAIDIKQFQKDIDEVVKPVQEANKIGIKWEFYELYHKIDKLTQLLETVVAENSELKQKLKDSSA encoded by the coding sequence ATGAACCTGGACCTCGAGGGTGCTGTGCTTATCCCAAATTCAGAGGCTCCTCCCCTCTTCACGGACACGTTTTGTCCCAACTCGCGCCAGACTCTTAGAATCtgcttgaacttgaagatcttgatcGACAAGGTTATCCCCATTGTCTTCGACGAAAAAGATGTTACTGCTGCCGGTTCTCCCATTCTCAACTCCAACGTCATCGACTTGGTCTACCGTGCTGCTGGAGGTAAAGGTGATGGTAAAAAAGGCACCACCTCGGCTCGTTATAGGGCTGCTCTCATCTTcagtttgttgaaggtCTGCGATTGGTACTGGCAACAGGCTGAAAACGAATTGACAGACAATGCCTTGTACTCACTTCGTGCCGTTGCTGCACAGACATTGGCTGCTACTTTAATTGAAAGGGAAGCTGACGACGAGTACTTGTTCCTCGGTATGTTGTGTCACAGATACACCATCAATTTGAATGGTGTTGACTCCGTTCCTGCCAGTGCTTTGGAAATGGCTGTAGACATGCACTCAACCATCGTCATCGGATCCTCAGGATACCAACGTTGTGTCAAGTGGCTCTGGAGAGGTTGGATAGTGCAATCTTCGACGGATCCTCATTCCTATGTCATGTACAAAGGTGTTTCTTCTCACTCTATCAGAGTGCACTTTGACCCCAATAGAATTAAGACGCCATTGTACCAAAACattttggaaatcttgTTCTCTGTCATctatttgatcttgttcacTATCATCTTGAATGGCCATCAGTATACTACCTCCGGGCTTGATGGCTTCGAAGTTTTGTTCTACTTGTTCACCTTAGGTTCTGTCATTGATGAGTTTGTCAAGTTCTACCATGTCGGCTACCATTACTTGGGGTTCTGGAATGTCTTCAATGATACCATGTACACGATCATTGCCATCAGTATCGGGTTCAGATTCGCCAGCTTCAACTCCCACGGTTCACTCAGAGACAGATACGACGAGATGTGCTTCAGAGTACTTTCTTGTGCTGCTCCCTTCATGTGGTCCAGActcttgttgtttttggATGCCCAAAAATTTGTCGGGGCTATGATTGTCGTCATCAAGACCATGATGAAGGAATCGattttgttctttgttTTGCTTTTTGTCGTCATTGTTGGTTTCCTTCAAGGATTTCTTGGTTTAGATGCGTCTGATGGTAAGAGCGAAGCAACGAGACGTATCTTGATATCTTTGGTCCAAGCCGTTGTAGGTGAGTCCAGTTTCGATGATATGGGAGAATTGGTTCCTCCATATGCCTCTGTCCTCTATTACATATACACCTTCGTCTTGACTGTTATCTTGATGAACATCTTGATTGCATTGTACTCTACAGCCTATGCTGCCATCGTTGAGAATGCAAATGATGAGTACTTTGCCTTGGTAGCTCAGAAGACATTGAGATACATCAGAGCACCTGACGAAAACCTCTACGTACCTcctttcaacttggtggaGTTCTTTGTCATACCTTTCGGTTTCATTTTGTCGAAAAATGCCTTCAGATACCTCAACCACTATGTAATGTTGGTCTTGTACTCTCCATTGTTGGCCTACATAACTATGGACGAGTTGTCTAACGCTAGAAGAATCCAATATAACAGATTCAAGGGTTTACCTGATGATGCTAACGAATTGGACACCGAATGGGACTTGACTGACGGTTACGATGATCTGTCTACTGCTGGAATTGAAGGTATTCAAGAGAGAAACGACGAAGTAGCCCGTGACTTGAGAGAGCAAAGGGAAGGTGAAGGCATCGATCCTGAGTTTGCTATCGATATCAAGCAATTCCAAAAGGACATTGACGAAGTCGTCAAGCCAGTCCAAGAAGCCAACAAGATTGGTATCAAGTGGGAGTTCTACGAGCTCTACCACAAGATCGACAAGTTGACCCAGTTGTTGGAGACTGTTGTGGCTGAAAATTCTgagttgaagcagaagctTAAGGATTCCAGTGCTTAG
- the NST1 gene encoding Negative affector of Salt Tolerance has protein sequence MSDTTDSTSRFRLGDDIHFSYDNQSQPTTSESPAPSSSNKKKKKKANKKHKQPVEATLNNPEDDYPTSRVIKQAPNGDVIVESLDDEASHQNQENHRHHHQYTNIWDSASIEEQENLKSFWESLDESSKMELVKIDKKSIMEIFKNETKANNQSHHGHGANGTSSASGANSAANANPVTPSCACKYCGRRSTIIEDELENIYDNHFDDIIDFIHEIRDINDLNALPGLLFGGFHMLEEEHKLQKRQQRMKHKRDHPASQNHTENPEVHGEHPHVQPQNFVNSRAPADSINTSVVDNRTPYPVAAGSIGAKQLQHQQQLQQQLQQQQLRQLQQQLQQEQNVHSQPQQSLQMQQQLNENDLPGGNTSDLAKHLEKMSLEDKKGEYTNERKIFQKLLDPKLVEVLDKVDFEKVKSGNYVGSASQANLFQRADCLREIVRDLHKADKTQLEQGLSFLKNISSIFSNSKTPFPADVTSNPRNFSSKFNDQLSNFAEDLLKNDGNSFIEMMESLSESRTAREDLLKDPTKKDAQAWVDEDDNNDSKRPDASTVKQPSQEYEYYEESEEDEEELSEEDEDDADDNGLNEDDDLVQDGHHDDSASDTESEISEEEKMQEIRRLFLIQVIKLFQERLKSAYKEKLSEDRTQKLIEELEAEENAKKERELKKLKQKEKAKEKKRLQQLAKEEEKKKKEEEQRAKEEELKQKQEALKADQRRRKEEAKLKREEEKKKRIEELKRKEEEHKKKVEAQQKKEEEAKKLKEERKKKAEEERKKKEEEKRQKELLKKQKEEERERLKLEAEENERLEKEQQELQELQESQNQLELESAQLPAELAEEINASPDSFSPTKNHLLEQLYQARPSSVSGPTTISPPIQFTPEAVPPVAAVSSVVPSVVPISPALSGAILNGTGSPNSRNAMLYGSSAQAQLPNGLNSSTSNMSPWSSKSRLNSTSGASLQSNLFQPQLSASGFSPFNDFSTPATSAGIGSVNVNAPLASTAVEPLAGANNGGVWNPSTTSSRNNSIWSNTPNLNNASIWGNTLPSLAGGAGAGASTPSAAHTLPNSAPLASDNELIQVAAYNTFQMLQNSNQLEFGAAPLMKLFSGVKLLLGNNALTINQLLSSCDSTSVYHFEFVYDDFGTVTHVKVNFNNGGLAQSLQSQAAPTLLNNTLATSAAGLRSSPPPGLGTKASTGSVPLSQFRFNINDANSPLLSNLGDWSSGNNSTNANGNSSNGGSRGLWN, from the coding sequence ATGTCTGATACCACTGATCTGACGTCTCGTTTCCGTCTAGGTGATGACATTCACTTCTCCTACGACAACCAATCACAACCCACGACTTCCGAGTCCCCAGCACCTTCATCATcgaataagaagaagaaaaagaaagccAACAAGAAGCACAAACAACCTGTAGAAGCTACGTTGAACAACCCTGAAGACGATTATCCGACATCTCGTGTAATCAAACAGGCACCCAATGGCGATGTAATAGTAGAATCGTTGGACGATGAGGCCTCACACCAAAACCAAGAGAATCACAGACATCACCACCAGTATACCAATATATGGGACAGTGCGTCCATTGAAGAACAggagaacttgaagctgTTCTGGGAGTCGCTAGATGAAAGTCTGAAGATGGAGCTTGTGAAGATCGACAAGAAGTCGATAATGgagattttcaaaaacGAAACAAAAGCCAATAATCAATCTCATCATGGTCATGGAGCTAATGGAACTTCCTCGGCTAGTGGTGCAAATTCCGCTGCGAACGCCAACCCTGTAACTCCTAGCTGTGCGTGTAAGTATTgcggaagaagaagcaccATCATCGAAGAtgagttggaaaacatATACGACAACCATTTTGATGACATAATAGATTTCATCCACGAAATCCGAGatatcaacgacttgaatGCGTTGCCAGGTCTTCTCTTTGGCGGATTCCATATGCTTGAAGAGGAGCACAAGCTCCAGAAACGACAACAGCGTATGAAGCATAAACGAGATCATCCAGCTTCGCAAAATCATACAGAAAATCCAGAAGTTCATGGTGAGCATCCCCATGTTCAACCACAAAATTTTGTGAATCTGCGTGCTCCAGCGGACTCAATAAATACTTCTGTAGTTGATAACAGGACTCCTTATCCAGTGGCAGCAGGCTCAATTGGAGCCAAGCAgcttcaacatcaacagcagttACAGCAGCAGTtacagcaacaacagcttcGGCAACTACAGCAGCAATTACAGCAAGAACAGAATGTTCATAGCCAACCACAGCAGAGTCTACAAATGCAACAGCAACTAAACGAGAATGATCTACCCGGTGGTAACACGCTGGATCTTGCCAAACACTTGGAAAAAATGAGcttggaagacaagaaggGCGAATACACCAACGAGCGTAAGATCTTCCAGAAATTACTCGATCCCAAGCTTGTAGAAGTTTTGGACAAAGTCGATTTTGAAAAGGTCAAGTCTGGCAACTATGTTGGAAGCGCAAGTCAAGCAaatcttttccaaagaGCTGATTGTTTGAGGGAAATAGTACGTGATCTTCACAAAGCTGACAAGACACAATTGGAACAGGGCTTGTCCTTTCTCAAGAACATAAGCTCTattttctccaactctAAGACCCCGTTCCCAGCTGATGTCACTAGTAATCCCAGGAATTTTTCGAGCAAATTCAATGATCAGCTATCCAATTTTGCTGAGGAtctcttgaagaacgaTGGTAATTCATTTATTGAGATGATGgaatctctttctgaaTCGAGAACTGCGAGAGAAGATTTGCTCAAAGATCCTACCAAGAAGGATGCCCAGGCTTGGGTGGACGAGGACGACAACAATGACAGTAAAAGACCAGACGCCAGTACCGTGAAACAACCGTCTCAAGAATACGAATATTATGAAGAGagtgaagaagatgaagaagagctcagtgaagaagatgaagacgacgcCGATGATAATGGCTtgaatgaagatgacgatcTCGTTCAAGATGGTCACCATGACGACAGTGCTAGTGATACCGAATCAGAGatctctgaagaagaaaagatgcAAGAAATTCGTCGTTTATTCCTCATTCAAGTGATTAAACTCTTCCAAGAGAGATTGAAAAGTGCTTACAAGGAGAAGTTATCTGAAGACAGAAcccagaagttgattgaagaacttgaagctgaagagAATGCCAAAAAGGAAAGAGAGCTtaagaagttgaaacagaaggagaaggctaaagagaagaagagattgcAACAGTTGgctaaagaagaagagaaaaagaagaaggaagaggagcAAAGAGCCAAGGAAGAGGAGTTGAAGcagaaacaagaagctCTAAAGGCTGACCAAAGACGTAGAAAGGAAGAGGCCAAATTGAAAcgtgaagaagagaagaagaaacgtattgaagagttgaagagaaaggaagaagaacacaagaagaaggttgaagctcagcagaagaaggaagaagaagccaagaaattaaaggaagaaagaaagaagaaggcagaAGAGGAAcgcaagaagaaggaagaagaaaagaggCAGAAGGagttattgaagaaacagaaagaagaggaacGTGAAAGGTTGAAATTGGAGGCTGAGGAGAATGAACGTTTGGAAAAGgaacaacaagaattaCAGGAATTGCAGGAGCTGCAAAATCAATTGGAGCTTGAAAGTGCACAACTTCCAGCTGAACTCGCTGAGGAAATCAACGCTTCTCCCGATAGCTTCTCGCCTACAAAGAATCATTTGTTGGAGCAATTGTATCAAGCTAGGCCCAGCAGTGTTTCTGGACCCACGACCATTTCTCCACCTATTCAATTCACTCCAGAAGCCGTACCTCCGGTTGCTGCTGTTCTGTCTGTTGTACCATCTGTAGTTCCTATTTCTCCTGCTTTATCTGGTGCTATCTTGAATGGTACCGGCTCTCCTAATAGCAGAAATGCGATGTTGTATGGGTCTTCCGCTCAAGCACAACTTCCAAATGGTCTCAATTCTTCGACTTCTAACATGTCCCCATGGTCAAGCAAATCCAGATTGAACTCTACTTCTGGAGCTTCGTTGCAACTGAACCTATTCCAGCCTCAACTACTGGCTAGCGGATTCAGCCCCTTCAATGATTTCTCCACTCCAGCAACAAGTGCTGGAATTGGTAGTGTAAATGTCAATGCACCATTAGCCTCTACTGCTGTAGAGCCTTTGGCTGGTGCAAATAATGGTGGTGTTTGGAACCCTTCAACTACTTCTTCGCGTAACAACTCAATTTGGAGCAACACTCCTAATCTCAACAATGCTTCCATTTGGGGAAATACTCTCCCCAGTTTGGCTGGAGGAGCTGGTGCTGGAGCTTCTACTCCAAGTGCTGCTCATACTCTTCCTAATTCAGCTCCATTGGCTTCAGACAATGAGTTGATCCAAGTCGCTGCCTACAACACTTTCCAGATGTTGCAGAACTCAAACCAACTCGAATTTGGGGCTGCTCctttgatgaaattgtttCTGGGTGTCAAGCTCTTGTTGGGCAATAACGCTTTGACCATTAACCAATTATTGAGTAGCTGTGATTCTACCAGCGTATACCATTTTGAGTTTGTGTACGATGATTTTGGAACGGTTACACATGTCAaagtcaacttcaacaacggCGGTTTGGCGCAGAGCTTGCAATCCCAGGCAGCTCCTACCTTGCTCAACAATACATTGGCTACTTCGGCTGCTGGATTAAGAAGTTCTCCTCCTCCAGGCTTGGGCACTAAGGCATCAACAGGTTCCGTACCTTTAAGTCAGTTCAGGTTCAATATCAACGATGCCAATTCGCCTCTCTTGTCCAATCTAGGCGACTGGAGCAGTGGGAATAACTCCACCAACGCAAATGGCAATAGCTCCAATGGAGGCAGCAGGGGCTTGTGGAATTGA